From Etheostoma spectabile isolate EspeVRDwgs_2016 chromosome 8, UIUC_Espe_1.0, whole genome shotgun sequence, a single genomic window includes:
- the tp53i11b gene encoding tumor protein p53-inducible protein 11b, which produces MASKPHPPLMKKHSQTDLISRLKSRKILGVGGEDDDGEVHRSKISQMLGNEMKFAVREPIGLRVWILISAVGFTVMAVMALVFPNQLYEVVFEEELFTTSISIRLYGGALLSLALIMWNGLYTAEKIVIQWTLLSEACYFAVQFLVTSITLIEIGILPNAAMVLLLSRVLFLVVTMSYYYHLGRKLKKI; this is translated from the exons ATGGCGTCTAAACCTCACCCTCCTCTGATGAAGAAGCACAGCCAGACAGACCTGATAAGCCGTCTGAAGAGCAGGAAGATCCTTGGAGTTGGCGGCGAGGATGATGATGGCGAAGTGCACCGCTCAAAG ATCAGTCAGATGCTCGGAAATGAGATGAAGTTTGCAGTGCGAGAGCCTATCGGGCTTAG GGTATGGATACTCATCTCTGCAGTGGGTTTCACAGTTATGGCCGTGATG GCTCTGGTGTTTCCCAACCAGCTATATGAGGTTGTTTTTGAGGAGGAGCTCTTCACTACTAGCATTTCCATTCGCCTTTATGGAGGAGCACTGCTTA GCCTGGCCCTCATCATGTGGAATGGTCTCTACACAGCAGAAAAGATCGTCATCCAGTGGACTCTGCTCAGTGAAGCCTGCTACTTTGCTGTCCAGTTTCTTG TGACATCCATCACCTTAATCGAGATCGGCATCCTGCCCAATGCAGCAATGGTCCTGCTCCTCAGTCGGGTGCTCTTCCTGGTGGTCACAATGTCCTACTACTACCACCTGGGCCGTAAGCTGAAGAAGATCTGA